A genomic region of Papaver somniferum cultivar HN1 chromosome 7, ASM357369v1, whole genome shotgun sequence contains the following coding sequences:
- the LOC113294912 gene encoding uncharacterized protein LOC113294912, with protein MDNNSTYFHTLANRRMCRKNIDYIYDNDGHWYDSRDDIANILVSHFSSVSCSSLQYIPNDIFDTIPTVNTDDLFESFTKIPTTEDILNKIKNMASWSSPGSDGFQAGFYQANWTIVGNDVVQAVQSFFTTGNMPRKFNKTYLSLISKTDVAKQPVNFRPIGSPKKFCKYIEQCVSTTKISILLNGSPTSEYSPTRGLRHGDPLSPYLFIITKDYLYRFIIHASSNHVIVGDKAARNAPAITHLLFADDILIFTKADMHNVAGILDTLSLFGKYSGQMLNFRKSSVYFSNNISHATRIALFNALDMTEMKDSDKKILSRDNFWRGKDGSGKGIYFIGWDKLRIPKALGGLRFRNLENLNTALLSKVAWKACNEEDTLCYKVLKAKYYKNDNILHLDKLKDDCSWLWRSIYSGLEVVQKHARWLVKSGTKINIWLDNWVIGLNSAPVKSGTKINIWLDNWVIGLNSPVVGSSSYENYTFVCDLFLSGTRQWNENIINALFSHDCANLILSMIIPPTSKDTLIWCHDRKDNFSVKSAYNTICFDEVNSVVVVGSIIPTDSNIPGFCLAEESLVCRICRPPEKDFVKVNIDGSYTFNTKKGSVGLIIRNHAGDCLGAKGKSFTEEVEECKEMEQAVDWMEELGLTKVIFEMYCEILVKSITDEELQVHWYNQTLLQVIKNKFRNNQF; from the exons ATGGATAATAACTCTACGTATTTTCACACTCTAGCTAATAGAAGGATGTGTAGGAAAAATATTGATTATATTTATGATAATGATGGTCATTGGTATGATAGTAGAGATGATATAGCTAACATTCTTGTTTCCCATTTTAGTTCTGTTAGCTGTTCTTCTTTACAATATATTCCTAATGATATTTTTGATACTATACCAACTGTTAACACTGATGATCTTTTTGAGTCTTTTACTAAAATACCTACTACTGAAGATATTcttaataaaattaagaatatggCCTCTTGGAGTTCTCCAGGGTCAGATGGCTTTCAAGCTGGTTTTTATCAAGCTAATTGGACTATTGTAGGTAATGATGTGGTACAAGCTGTTCAGAGTTTCTTTACTACTGGTAACATGCCTAGAAAATTCAATAAAACTTATCTTTCTTTGATTTCTAAAACTGATGTTGCTAAACAACCTGTTAATTTTAGACCTATAG GTTCCCCTAAGAAATTTTGTAAGTACATTGAACAATGTGTTTCTACTACAAAAATTTCTATTTTACTCAATGGTTCGCCAACTTCTGAGTATAGCCCTACTAGAGGTTTAAGACACGGGGATCCTCTATCCCCTTATCTATTTATCATTACTAAGGATTATTTATATAGATTTATTATCCATGCTTCTTCTAATCATGTTATTGTTGGTGACAAAGCTGCTAGGAATGCCCCTGCCATCACTCATCTcctttttgcagatgatattcTAATTTTCACCAAAGCAGATATGCATAATGTTGCAGGTATTCTGGATACTCTCTCTCTTTTTGGTAAATATTCAGGTCAAATGCTTAATTTTCGTAAGTCTAGTGTTTACTTTAGTAATAACATTAGTCATGCTACTAGAATTGCTCTATTTAATGCTCTTGacatgacagaaatgaaagattCAGACAA AAAG ATTCTATCTAGAGACAATTTCTGGCGGGGAAAGGATGGTAGTGGTAAAGGCATTTACTTTATAGGATGGGATAAGCTACGAATTCCTAAGGCTCTTGGTGGCTTACGTTTTCGAAATTTGGAAAACCTAAATACTGCTTTACTGTCTAAGGTTGCTTGGAAAGCCTGCAACGAAGAAGACACCCTTTGTTATAAGGTTCTTAAAGCTAAATATTATAAGAATGATAATATACTTCACCTAGATAAACTTAAGGATGATTGTTCTTGGTTATGGAGAAGCATTTATTCTGGACTTGAAGTTGTTCAAAAACATGCTAGATGGTTAGTTAAAAGTGGTACCAAGATTAATATTTGGCTAGATAATTGGGTTATAGGTCTTAATAGCGCACCTGTTAAAAGTGGTACCAAGATTAATATTTGGCTAGATAATTGGGTTATAGGTCTTAATAGCCCAGTTGTGGGATCTTCTAGTTATGAAAATTATACTTTTGTTTGTGATCTATTCTTGTCAGGTACTAGACAATggaatgaaaatattataaatgcTCTCTTTTCTCATGATTGTGCCAATTTAATTTTAAGTATGATAATTCCTCCTACAAGTAAAGATACTTTGATTTGGTGTCATGATAGAAAAGACAATTTTTCAGTTAAAAGTGCCTATAATACTATTTGTTTTGATGAAGTGaattctgttgttgttgttggtagtATTATCCCAACAG ATTCTAACATTCCTGGTTTTTGTTTAGCTGAAGAATCTCTTGTTTGCAG GATTTGTAGGCCACCAGAAAAGGATTTTGTGAAAGTTAACATAGATGGTTCCTATACCTTTAACACAAAAAAAGGGAGTGTTGGACTAATTATTCGTAATCATGCAGGGGACTGCCTAGGAGCTAAAGGGAAAAGCTTTACTGAGGAAGTGGAAGAATGCAAAGAAATGGAACAAGCAGTGGATTGGATGGAGGAATTGGGATTAACAAAGGTCATCTTTGAGATGTATTGTGAAATACTAGTAAAATCTATAACTGATGAAGAACTACAAGTTCATTGGTATAATCAAACTCTTCTCCAAGTTATTAAGAATAAATTTAGAAATAATCAGTTTTGA